From Lactobacillus sp. PV012:
TACAGGTGGTGCTTTCAATGGCCTTTCAGGAAAAATTACTGAAATTGAACCTGAAAAAGGTAAGTTAACTGCTGTGATTGATATGTTTGGTCGTCAAACTAATGCTGAACTTGATTATGACCAAGTAAAAAAATTAGATGACTGATATTGTAATTAAAAATAAATGATGCTACAATAACACAGTATCTGTAATATTGTGGGAGGAGAAAAAGGAAAATTCTCCACTATAACCGCATCACGGAATCAAGGAGGTATTGACCGTGGCAAAAAAAGTTATTAATGTAGTTAAATTACAAATTCCTGCTGGTGCAGCAACTCCTGCACCTCCAGTAGGTCCTGCATTGGGTCAAGCTGGAATCAACATTGTTGGTTTTACTAAGGACTTTAATGCACGTACTGCTGATCAAAAGGGAATGCTTATTCCTGTAGTTATTACTGTATATGAAGATCGTTCATTCGAATTCATTACTAAGACTCCACCTGCTGCAGTTCTTTTAAAGAAAGCTGCTAAGGTTGATAAGGGATCTGGTGAACCTAATACTAAGAAGGTAGCTAAGGTTACTAAGGCACAAGTTAAGGAAATCGCCGAAACCAAGATGCAAGATCTAAACGCTGCAGATGTTGAAGCTGCTATGCGCATGATTGAAGGTACTGCTAGAAGCATGGGATTTGAAGTCGAAGACTAATCCATACTTTTTAGAAATGTCGGATTGTTAACCAAAGTTAACGAATCAAGGTGGGAGAGTTGAGAACTCGTTTGACCACATTTGCAAGGAGGAAATCACATGCCAAAGCATGGTAAAAAATATTTAGAAGCAGCTAAAAAAGTTGATTCAAACAAATTTTATTCAGTAGATGAAGCAATGAAGTTAGCTAAAGAAACTTCATACGCTGATTTCGATGCAACTATTGAAGTTGCTTATAATCTTTCTGTTGATCCAAAACAAGCTGATCAACAAATTCGTGGTTCTATCGTTTTACCTAATGGTACTGGTAAGAGCCAAAAAGTTATCGTTTTTGCTGAAGGTCCACAAGCAGAAGCTGCAAAAGAAGCTGGTGCTGATGAAGTTGGCGGTGACGAATTAGTAGAAAAGATTCAAAATGGTTATTTAGACTTTGATGTTGTTGTTGCAACACCAATGATGATGGCTAAAGTAGGACGTTTAGGTCGTATCTTAGGACCTAAAGGTTTAATGCCTAACCCTAAGACTGGTACTGTAACTATGGATGTTGCTAAAGCAGTTGAAAATGTTAAGGCTGGTCAAGTAGAATACCGTGTTGATAAGCAAGGTTTAATTCACGCACCTATTGGTAAAGCTTCATTTGAAGCAGATAAGTTAGCTGAAAACTTTAATGCTTTACGTGATGTTATTTTACGTGCACGTCCTGCTGCAGCAAAAGGACAATATATTAAGAGTGTTGCTGTTTCAGCAACCTTTGGACCAGGTATCCACTTGGATCCATTAAACTTAGACTAATTAGAATGAAGAGCTTTGAAGAAAATTCAAAGCTTTTTATTTTAAAAAATGGTTGACATCTTTATGGATACCTAGTAAAGTATTTGGTGAAGTAAATTCTACCTAAGACTCGGGTGGCAACATGCCTCAATATCCCGCCGAGGCCAGAAAACAAAGAGTATTACAACTCCACGTGTTTTTGGCGTGGAGTTTTTAATTTCGGCAGATAGGATTTATATTATACTACACTGTAGTATTAAAAGATGTATTAAAAATCTGGAGGTGAATTCATTGAGTAAAGCTGCTATTGCTGCTAAAGAAAAACTTGTTGACGCATTTGCAGAAGAACTTAAGGAAGCAAAGGCAATTCTTGTTGTTGATTACTTAGGTTTAACTGTTGAAGAAGTTACTAATTTACGTAAAGAATTACGTGATTCTAACGTAAAGATGAAGGTCATCAAGAATACTTACTTAGAACGTGCTGCTAAAAAAGCTGGGATCGAAGGATTGGAAGATACTTTTGTAGGTCCAACTGCTGTTGTTTATACTGCTGATGCAGAGGATATTACAGAACCAGCTCGTATCGTTTCAAAATATGAAGACGATATTGATGCCTTATCAATTAAGGGTGGTATGCTCGAAGGTAAGGTTGCCAGCCAAGACGAAATCAAGAAGCTTGCTTCTATCCC
This genomic window contains:
- the rplA gene encoding 50S ribosomal protein L1, with the translated sequence MPKHGKKYLEAAKKVDSNKFYSVDEAMKLAKETSYADFDATIEVAYNLSVDPKQADQQIRGSIVLPNGTGKSQKVIVFAEGPQAEAAKEAGADEVGGDELVEKIQNGYLDFDVVVATPMMMAKVGRLGRILGPKGLMPNPKTGTVTMDVAKAVENVKAGQVEYRVDKQGLIHAPIGKASFEADKLAENFNALRDVILRARPAAAKGQYIKSVAVSATFGPGIHLDPLNLD
- the rplJ gene encoding 50S ribosomal protein L10, coding for MSKAAIAAKEKLVDAFAEELKEAKAILVVDYLGLTVEEVTNLRKELRDSNVKMKVIKNTYLERAAKKAGIEGLEDTFVGPTAVVYTADAEDITEPARIVSKYEDDIDALSIKGGMLEGKVASQDEIKKLASIPGREGLLSMLLSVLQAPVRNVAYAVKAVADSKDE
- the rplK gene encoding 50S ribosomal protein L11 produces the protein MAKKVINVVKLQIPAGAATPAPPVGPALGQAGINIVGFTKDFNARTADQKGMLIPVVITVYEDRSFEFITKTPPAAVLLKKAAKVDKGSGEPNTKKVAKVTKAQVKEIAETKMQDLNAADVEAAMRMIEGTARSMGFEVED